tatgcaatggcaagcatttaaatattgcatggatgaactacaacaattggcaaaagaataaaccagggaaggtagtgcacccgtggctgacaagggaaattagggatagtatcaagtccaaagaagaaacatgtaaattagcaaaaaaaagcggcacacctgaggactgggagaaattcagagaccagcagaggaggacaaagggcttaattaggaaagggaaaaaagattatgagagaaagctggcagggaacataaaaacagactgtaaaagcttttatagatacgtgaaaagaaaaagattggtcaagacaaatgtaggtcctttacagtcagaaataggtgaattgatcatagggaacaaagaccaattgaataactactttggttctgtcttcactaaggaggacataaataatcttccggaaataataagggaccgagggtctagtgagatggaggaactgagggaaatacatgttaatagggaagtggtgttaggtaaattgaagggaataaaggcagataaatccccagggccagatgggctGCATCCCAGAgcgcttaaggaagtagcccaagaaattgtggatgcattagtgataatttttcaaaactccttagattctggattagttcctgaggattggagggtggctaatgtaaccccactttttaaaaaaggagggagagagaaaccggggaattatagaccggttagtctgacatcggtggtggggaaaatgctagagtcagttatcaaagatgtgataacagcacatttggaaagaggtgaaatcatcggacaaagtcagcatggatttgtgaaaggaaaatcatgtctgacgaatcttatagaattttttgaagatgtaactagtagagtggataggggagagccagtggatgtggtatatttagattttcaaaaggcttttgacaaggtcccacacaggagattagtgtgcaaacttaaagcacacggtattgggggtatggtattgatgtggatagagaattggttggcagacaggaagcaaagagtgggagtaaacgggaccttttcagaatggcaggcagtgactagtggggtactgcaaggctcagtgctgggaccccagttgtttgcaatatatattaatgatttagacgagagaattaaatgcagcgtctccaggtttgcagatgacacgaagctgggcggcggtgttagccaTGTGGAGGATgccaagaggatgcagggtgacttggataggttaggtgagtgggcaaattcatggcagatgcaatttaatgtggataaatgtgaggttatccactttggttgcaagaacagaaaAACGGATTATTAtctgtcattgtacaccagtcattgaaggtgggcatgcaggtactgcagatggtgaaaaaggcaaatggtatgttggcattcatagcaaaaggatttgagtacaggagcagggagcttctactgcagttgtacaaggccttggtgagaccgcacctagaatattgtgtgcagttttggtcccctaatctgaggaaagacattcttgccatagagggagtacagagaaggttcaccagattgattcctgggatggcaggactttcatatgaagaaagactggatcaactatgcttatactcactggaatttagaagattgaggggggatctaattgaaatgtataaaattcgaaagggattggacaggctagatgcaggaagattgtttccaatgttggggaagtccagaacgaggggtcacaatttaaggataaaggggaagccttttaggaccgagatgaggaaaaacttcacacagagagtggtgattctgtggaattctccgccacaggaaacagttgaggccggttcattgactatatttaagaggaagttaaatatggcccttgtggctaaagggatcagagagtatggagagaaagcaggtacagggttctgagttggatgatcagccgtgatcatactgaatggtggtgcaggctcgaagggccaaatggcctactcctgcacctattttctatgtttctatgccatCACAACACCAAAAGGTGATGTACCAGGCTTAATTGCATATAAACAAATTCATTGATCTCAGGACCTCAAACTAGAGGAGAAGATGTTACCAATTTGCCAAGTTGACATCCATAAGTGGTATATGGATGAATTATAATTAAGTTTACAATATCCCAGGGTTTGGATTAGTTCCGGTACAGTGAATAATAAGTGAAAACAAATGCTCAAGGGAAGATGGCTTATTTCTGAGGCCAATGACACCAGTCTGTCCTACCCAATCTCAACACTAACTTGAGTCAGAAATTTTACAGCTCATCATAACCAAAAAATCAGCAGGTGCCTGGTGTCCCTGGGTCTAATTTCAACACCATACCCTGCCTCACTCCTCAGACTGAAATTGTATAAATTTTTCACCCTAGCTCTGTTGCCAAGACAGCTCCAACATCTGCGATATGATTGTCTTCCATCTTCTGCTGCCTTTAGTATCAGGATTAGGTTAATATCATTGGCGTAAGtcattttgcggcagcagtacattgcaatacacatatagaagaagagagcaaaacaaaaagaaaaaatatagatagtgaggtagtgtacataggttcattgtccattcagaagtctgatggcagaggggaagaagctgttcctgacatgttgagtgtgtgtcttcaggtaccCGTACCACCTCcttcatggtagcaatgagaagaggatagGTGATGGGGCACCTTAAAGGCAGGTgccactttttgaagatgtcttcaatgtTGAGGAGGCGAGTGACCATGATGGAAGTGGCTGAGttagcaactttctgcagcttttgccgattctgtgcagtggcccctgcaTACCAGAcaatggtgcaaccagtcagaatgcttaaatatatttaagacacagttggatatagcaggggaattaagggttctgggTGAAAGGAGGAGCTGAGATCACGGCTTGagcaaccatgatcttattgaatggcagagcagacttgatgggccagttggcctacttcggctcctgtttcttatgttaatTGTCATCTCAAGGCTTATTTCCAGAGCAGAGTCACGAGCCTCCTCTTTACTTTTTCTTCTTGGTGTCAGTCTTGTTCTTTTTAGAAGGACCATCAAAGTAGTGTTCTGAGTGGGGGCTGCTGTATAACGGGGAGCTAAGGCTGTAATAACTAGAATCACTGCTGTTCCCGTAATTTTTCCTTATCTCAAGCCTGAGTCTTTCCCTGATGCAATCAGTGACTGAGTACCAGAAATATCTTGCGTCAACATTAACACCAACTCCTACTGTTCAAAGCCATAACTCATCATTAGATATTATTctctttaaaaaatctattcattaCCTCTACTTAGCTATTGTTTGAATTCAGCATTAACTGAAGGCTGTATACATCTAGTGGATGTATAAGATCCATTGTAAAGAAGAAGTTTAGTTAACTTCAGTGTCTTAAACAATGTTAACTATCCCTGAACATCACACAGAAACCGGCCAATATGCTGATTATCAGACTGTGGTAaactgtgtatacctgtctggacacgcccctctgctgactgctcctgtggctcctcccacagacccctgtataaaggcactgctcctccctcagtctccgagatgtcgtgctccctttttgctgctaataaaagcctatcgttcacttccagtctccgagagctattgatggtgcatcacagacaAATGCCTATAATATTTGCAAATTGGCTGCCATGTTTCTTGCATAGCTAAAATATTTTTTTTGTTAAAATTTGATGCTACCATAGCTCAAAATAAATGCAAGTCCTTCTCTCTTTCTGTCCTTGCTGAGATAAAAAAATACAGAACATTACTCAGCGGTACATGAAGAGTGTAGATCCAATTGGAAGGTCATTACTTGGTGGTGTAAACGTCCTCCCCTGGATCTATAACCTTCACGCTTAGCTTGAAGGATGAAAAATGTCCAGGGGAAATTTTCCCTCTTTATCTTCCTCATTTTTCAGGTTGGTGTTAACTTTTAGTTGAACATTAGCTGGAATTTGTCTGATTTGTCCCAATACATAACTAGTTATTGTTTaaaacagaaacaggctctttgtgCTGACCTCATAACTAGCCATATTTCTAGATGTCAGGCACTTAATAAAAGTACTGCTGTCGTCGTAATTTCAGGAGACGTGATAAAATCTTGTTTGCTTTTCAGTTTTATGATCCTAGTGTGTTTGGAGTGTACTCTGAGATCACTGGAGTGTAAATAATGGGATTAATGTTTTTTTGGTATTGTCTTCACAGATTTACAGATACTTTTCTACATAATGTTCAAATCCCTCCGCCAGAGATTAACCAGAAACCGAGCAGGACCCAGTCGCCGGAGAGCTCGCCTGGTGTCCAAAGATGGGAGGTGTAACATAGAATTTGGAAATGTTAGAGAACATTCAAAGATTGGCTTCCTTGTGGATATTTGGACAACTGTCCTTGACCTCAAGTGGAGGTACCAGATGGCTATCTTTATCTCAGCGTTTCTGGGAAGCTGGTTTCTCTTTGGTTTGCTGTGGTACGCTGTTGCTTACATGCATAGGGATCTTCCTGAATTTTCACCTTCCCACAGCCACATACCTTGTGTGCAGAACCTCAATGGATTGACTAGTGCCTTTCTGTTCTCGCTTGAGACTCAGGTTACCATTGGTTATGGCTTCAGATGTGTGACAGAACAATGCGGTGAAGCTATCTTCCTCTTGGTGACTCAATCcatccttggtgttatcattaaCTCCTTCATGTGTGGAGCCATTCTAGCCAAGATCTCCAGGCCAAAGAAACGAGCCAAAACCATTACCTTCAGCAAGACTGCTGTGATCAGCAAACGTGGGGGCAAACTCTGCCTCCTGATCCGAGTTGCCAACCTCAGGAAAAGCCTTCTCATTGGCAGCCATATTTATGGCAAACTTTTGAAAACCACTGTGACACTAGAGGGGGAAACCATCATAATGGACCAGGTCAACATCGACTTTGTTGTTGATGCAGGGAATGAGAATCTATTTTTCATATCACCTTTGACAATCTACCACATCATTGACAAAACCAGCCCCTTTTATGAGATGTCAGCTGAGACCATCAAGCAACAAGACTTTGAGCTGGTGGTCTTCCTGGATGGCACTATAGAAGCCACCAGTGCCACCTGCCAGGTACGAACCTCATATATACCAGAAGAAGTGTTCTGGGGCTATCGGTTCGCACCCA
The nucleotide sequence above comes from Hemitrygon akajei chromosome 26, sHemAka1.3, whole genome shotgun sequence. Encoded proteins:
- the LOC140716774 gene encoding ATP-sensitive inward rectifier potassium channel 1-like isoform X1, which encodes MITPETHPRANICKERPLLIIDIRYQVEDANTELDQSLHWTLELWLSRMSLSPSCEEKMYCTSIDLQILFYIMFKSLRQRLTRNRAGPSRRRARLVSKDGRCNIEFGNVREHSKIGFLVDIWTTVLDLKWRYQMAIFISAFLGSWFLFGLLWYAVAYMHRDLPEFSPSHSHIPCVQNLNGLTSAFLFSLETQVTIGYGFRCVTEQCGEAIFLLVTQSILGVIINSFMCGAILAKISRPKKRAKTITFSKTAVISKRGGKLCLLIRVANLRKSLLIGSHIYGKLLKTTVTLEGETIIMDQVNIDFVVDAGNENLFFISPLTIYHIIDKTSPFYEMSAETIKQQDFELVVFLDGTIEATSATCQVRTSYIPEEVFWGYRFAPIVSKSKEGKYRVDFSNFGKTVQVDTPHCAHCHQIEKEAKINNNDNVIAQVNEVNETKM
- the LOC140716774 gene encoding ATP-sensitive inward rectifier potassium channel 1-like isoform X2, encoding MSLSPSCEEKMYCTSIDLQILFYIMFKSLRQRLTRNRAGPSRRRARLVSKDGRCNIEFGNVREHSKIGFLVDIWTTVLDLKWRYQMAIFISAFLGSWFLFGLLWYAVAYMHRDLPEFSPSHSHIPCVQNLNGLTSAFLFSLETQVTIGYGFRCVTEQCGEAIFLLVTQSILGVIINSFMCGAILAKISRPKKRAKTITFSKTAVISKRGGKLCLLIRVANLRKSLLIGSHIYGKLLKTTVTLEGETIIMDQVNIDFVVDAGNENLFFISPLTIYHIIDKTSPFYEMSAETIKQQDFELVVFLDGTIEATSATCQVRTSYIPEEVFWGYRFAPIVSKSKEGKYRVDFSNFGKTVQVDTPHCAHCHQIEKEAKINNNDNVIAQVNEVNETKM
- the LOC140716774 gene encoding ATP-sensitive inward rectifier potassium channel 1-like isoform X3, translated to MFKSLRQRLTRNRAGPSRRRARLVSKDGRCNIEFGNVREHSKIGFLVDIWTTVLDLKWRYQMAIFISAFLGSWFLFGLLWYAVAYMHRDLPEFSPSHSHIPCVQNLNGLTSAFLFSLETQVTIGYGFRCVTEQCGEAIFLLVTQSILGVIINSFMCGAILAKISRPKKRAKTITFSKTAVISKRGGKLCLLIRVANLRKSLLIGSHIYGKLLKTTVTLEGETIIMDQVNIDFVVDAGNENLFFISPLTIYHIIDKTSPFYEMSAETIKQQDFELVVFLDGTIEATSATCQVRTSYIPEEVFWGYRFAPIVSKSKEGKYRVDFSNFGKTVQVDTPHCAHCHQIEKEAKINNNDNVIAQVNEVNETKM